One window of the Trifolium pratense cultivar HEN17-A07 linkage group LG2, ARS_RC_1.1, whole genome shotgun sequence genome contains the following:
- the LOC123905212 gene encoding salutaridine reductase-like, whose amino-acid sequence MSQFLNIRINRSKLTDCSVKINNAGASCVEVDKEGLKEIDATVKKFLYDFKGNALEANGWGMMLPAYSISKASLNAYTRVLSKKNPDILNNCVHPGFVGTDLNWHKGTMTVDQGARGPVMLALLPDEGPTGCYFDCTELAEF is encoded by the coding sequence ATGAGTCAATTCCTAAATATTAGGATAAACAGAAGTAAATTGACAGATTGTTCTGTGAAGATTAATAACGCAGGAGCATCGTGCGTAGAAGTAGACAAGGAGGGTCTAAAGGAAATAGATGCCACAGTGAAAAAATTTCTGTATGATTTTAAAGGAAATGCTCTTGAAGCTAATGGGTGGGGAATGATGCTTCCAGCATACAGCATATCAAAGGCCAGCCTCAATGCCTACACAAGAGTTCTTTCCAAGAAAAATCCTGACATACTCAATAACTGTGTTCATCCTGGGTTTGTAGGCACTGATCTCAACTGGCACAAAGGCACAATGACAGTAGATCAGGGTGCTAGAGGACCAGTCATGCTGGCCCTTTTACCAGATGAAGGCCCTACAGGTTGCTATTTTGATTGCACTGAATTAGCAGAATTTTAA